Proteins encoded in a region of the Zea mays cultivar B73 chromosome 2, Zm-B73-REFERENCE-NAM-5.0, whole genome shotgun sequence genome:
- the LOC100384078 gene encoding uncharacterized LOC100384078 → MASLSRFNLASDCSTSPDPSPHRLHSCCCRPGRRTADDCCGSTGAGPGSESERDSTRKTKMPAAGLRRAGGRFPLARDVGSSGANERSSSVRRGFGGGVAMPRALLEDSAPAVDAPATTGREPPPPASSAASRVTPAVLFVTVVLAVVLLVSGLLHVLRRLFLKSRHASAGAGERQLLQHEDAGGGLGQAAIDALPEFAYGELSGGGAAASSKGKGKGKEKAARPFDCAVCLCEFDDRDRLRLLPPCGHAFHVACIDVWLRSSATCPLCRTRLSAPSSVGPDVEEQKLQQDHQPPDDESGVVLPLPVRLGRFKNADAESSTGATSRIDGRRRCYSMGSYQYVLADGDHLLVSVHLRHGNARGGSGAVCGPSAAAPSGSDPRQGKKVFARGDSFSVSKIWQWRGSKRLPGGLCADDDGLPWAPAAKDRTTNTRRQHSDT, encoded by the coding sequence ACAGTTGCTGCTGCCGCCCAGGCCGCCGGACAGCGGATGACTGCTGCGGCAGCACTGGTGCCGGTCCAGGGAGCGAGAGCGAGAGGGACAGCACCAGGAAGACCAAGATGCCGGCGGCGGGACTGAGGAGGGCCGGCGGCCGGTTTCCTCTTGCGCGGGACGTCGGGAGCAGCGGCGCCAATGAGCGCTCCTCCTCGGTCCGCCGCGGCTTCGGCGGCGGCGTTGCAATGCCGCGCGCGTTGCTGGAGGACTCGGCGCCGGCGGTGGACGCCCCCGCGACGACCGGCAGGGAGCCGCCGCCCCCGGCCTCATCCGCGGCGTCTAGGGTCACGCCGGCGGTGCTGTTCGTCACGGTGGTCCTGGCCGTGGTGCTGCTCGTCTCCGGCCTGCTCCACGTCCTGCGCCGCCTCTTCCTCAAGAGCCGCCACGCCAGCGCAGGCGCCGGGGAGCGCCAGCTGCTGCAGCACGAGGACGCCGGCGGCGGCCTCGGCCAGGCCGCCATCGACGCGCTCCCTGAGTTCGCGTACGGCGAGCTGTCCGGCGGAGGCGCCGCCGCAAGCAGCAAGGGCAAGGGCAAGGGCAAGGAGAAGGCGGCCCGGCCGTTCGACTGCGCCGTCTGCCTCTGCGAGTTCGACGACCGCGACCGCCTCCGCCTGCTCCCGCCGTGCGGCCACGCCTTCCACGTCGCCTGCATCGACGTCTGGCTCCGCTCCAGCGCCACCTGCCCGCTCTGCCGCACCAGGCTCTCTGCGCCATCATCCGTCGGACCGGACGTCGAGGAGCAGAAACTGCAGCAGGACCATCAGCCACCAGACGACGAGAGCGGCGTCGTGCTCCCGCTCCCGGTTAGGCTCGGCCGGTTCAAGAACGCCGACGCCGAGTCCAGCACAGGCGCCACCAGCCGCATCGACGGGCGGAGGAGGTGCTACTCGATGGGCTCCTACCAGTACGTGCTCGCCGACGGCGACCACCTCCTGGTCTCCGTGCACCTGCGGCACGGCAATGCGCGCGGCGGGTCGGGCGCGGTGTGCGGCCCCAGCGCCGCCGCGCCCAGCGGCAGCGACCCGCGTCAGGGCAAGAAGGTGTTCGCGCGCGGCGACAGCTTCTCCGTGTCCAAGATCTGGCAGTGGCGCGGCAGCAAGCGGCTGCCCGGCGGCCTCTGCGCCGACGACGACGGCCTGCCGTGGGCGCCGGCGGCCAAGGATCGGACGACAAACACGAGGAGGCAACATAGCGACACTTGA